A stretch of Camelina sativa cultivar DH55 chromosome 18, Cs, whole genome shotgun sequence DNA encodes these proteins:
- the LOC104763660 gene encoding DNA polymerase delta catalytic subunit, translating into MVEEDVFLDETLLYGEDDEESLIIRDIEERESRSSAWARPPLSPAYVSNSQSIIFQQLEIDSIVSETHKELLPGSSGQAPIIRMFGVTKEGNSVCCFVHGFEPYFYIACPPGMGPDDISQFHQTLEGRMRESNKNAKVPKFVRRIEMVQKRSIMYYQQQKSQNFLKITVALPTMVASCRGILDRGLQIDGLGMKSFQTFESNILFVLRFMVDRDIVGGNWIEVPTGKYKKNARTLSYCQLEFHCLYSDLISHAAEGEYSKMAPFRVLSFDIECAGRKGHFPEAKHDPVIQIANLVTLQGEDHPFVRNVMTLKSCAPIVGVDVMSFETEREVLLAWRDLIRDVDPDIIIGYNICKFDLPYLIERAATLGIEEFPLLGRVKNSRVRVRDSTFSSRQQGIRESKETTIEGRFQFDLIQAIHRDHKLSSYSLNSVSAHFLSEQKEDVHHSIITDLQNGNAETRRRLAVYCLKDAYLPQRLLDKLMFIYNYVEMARVTGVPISFLLARGQSIKVLSQLLRKAKQKNLVLPNAKQSGSEQGTYEGATVLEARTGFYEKPIATLDFASLYPSIMMAYNLCYCTLVTPEDVRKLNLPPEHVTRTPSGETFVKQSLQKGILPEILEELLTARKRAKADLKEAKDPLAKAVLDGRQLALKISANSVYGFTGATIGQLPCLEISSSVTSYGRQMIEQTKKLVEDKFTTLGGYEYNAEVIYGDTDSVMVQFGVSDVETAMNLGREAAEHISGAFIKPIKLEFDKVYFPYLLINKKRYAGLLWTNPQQFDKIDTKGIETVRRDNCLLVKNLVTESLNKILIDRDVPGAAEYVKKTISDLLMNRIDLSLLVITKGLTKAGDDYEVKSAHGELAERMRKRDAATAPNVGDRVPYVIIKAAKGAKAYERSEDPIYVLQNNIPIDPNYYLENQISKPLLRIFEPVLKNASKELLHGSHTRSISITTPSNSGIMKFAKKQLSCVGCKVPISNGTLCASCKGREAELYCKNVSQVADLEEVFGRLWTQCQECQGSLHQDVLCTSRDCPIFYRRMKAQKDMAVAKQQLERWSF; encoded by the exons ATGGTGGAAGAAGACGTGTTTCTGGACGAGACTCTCTTGTACGGCGAAGACGACGAAGAATCCCTAATTATCCGTGATATTGAGGAGCGTGAATCGCGTTCTTCCGCTTGGGCTCGACCTCCGCTCTCACCTGCTTATGTATCAAATTCGCAGAGTATCA TTTTCCAACAACTGGAGATTGACTCAATAGTTTCGGAGACTCATAAGGAGCTGTTACCGGGTTCCTCAGGGCAAGCTCCAATCATTAGGATGTTTGGGGTTACCAAAGAAG GTAACAGTGTCTGTTGCTTTGTTCATGGATTTGAGCCCTACTTCTACATTGCTTGCCCTCCTGGTATGGGACCTGACGATATTTCTCAATTCCATCAGACTCTCGAG GGAAGGATGAGGGAGTCCAATAAAAATGCAAAGGTCCCGAAGTTTGTCCGTCGTATAGAAATGGTGCAGAAAAGAAGCATTATGTATTACCAACagcaaaaatcccaaaattttcTGAAGATTACAGTTGCATTGCCGACTATGGTGGCTAGCTGTCGCG GTATCCTTGATAGAGGCTTACAAATTGATGGATTGGGTATGAAGAGCTTCCAAACATTTGAGAGCAATATTCTTTTCGTTCTACGTTTCATGGTTGATCGTGATATTGTCGGAGGAAATTGGATTGAAGTACCTACTGGGAAATATAAGAAGAACGCAAGAACTTTGTCATACTGCCAGTTGGAGTTCCATTGCCT GTACTCAGATCTAATCAGTCATGCTGCAGAAGGTGAATACTCAAAAATGGCTCCCTTCCGTGTACTAAGTTTTGATATTGAGTGCGCAGGTCGTAAAGGACACTTTCCTGAGGCTAAGCATGATCCTGTAATCCAG ATAGCGAACCTTGTTACTCTTCAGGGAGAGGATCACCCATTTGTACGCAATGTCATGACTCTTAAGTCATGTGCTCCAATCGTAGGCGTAGATGTCATGTCTTTTGAAACAGAAAGAGAAGTCTTGCTTGCTTGGAGG GATTTGATTCGTGATGTTGATCCTGATATCATCATTGGTTATAACATCTGCAAATTCGATTTACCTTACCTGATTGAG AGAGCTGCAACACTGGGAATAGAGGAATTTCCTCTTCTTGGTCGTGTAAAGAACAGTAGGGTCCGGGTCAGAGACTCAACATTTTCATCGAG ACAACAAGGGATAAGGGAAAGTAAAGAAACCACAATTGAAGGAAGATTTCAATTTGACCTTATTCAG GCAATACATAGAGACCACAAATTAAGTTCTTATTCGCTGAATTCTGTCTCAGCTCACTTTCTTTCCGAGCAG AAAGAGGATGTCCATCATTCTATAATAACTGATCTCCAAAATGGGAATGCGGAAACCAGGAGGCGTCTTGCTGTTTATTGTTTGAAG GATGCATATCTCCCTCAGAGGCTTCTGGACAAActgatgtttatatataattatgtcgAAATGGCTCGTGTAACTGGTGTCCCTATTTCCTTCCTTCTTGCTAGAGGACAGAGTATCAAG GTTCTATCTCAGCTTCTTAGGAAAGCTAAACAGAAGAATCTGGTTCTTCCGAATGCTAAACAGTCAGGGTCCGAACAAGGAACTTATGAAGGCGCAACT GTTTTAGAAGCAAGAACAGGTTTCTATGAAAAACCAATTGCAACTTTGGATTTTGCTTCACTGTACCCGTCAATTATGATGGCATATAATCTGTGCTACTGCACCTTG GTGACACCTGAAGATGTACGCAAACTGAATCTTCCACCTGAACATGTCACTAGAACTCCATCAGGGGAAACATTTGTTAAGCAGAGCTTGCAAAAG GGTATACTTCCAGAAATTCTCGAAGAGCTTCTTACTGCCCGTAAAAGAGCCAAAGCAGATTTAAAG GAGGCTAAGGATCCCCTTGCAAAGGCTGTTTTAGACGGTAGGCAGTTGGCATTGAAG ATCAGTGCAAATTCTGTCTATGGGTTTACGGGAGCCACTATTGGGCAGTTACCATGCTTAGAA ATATCCTCAAGTGTAACTAGCTATG GTCGTCAGATGATTGAACAAACGAAGAAACTTGTGGAAGATAAATTCACAACCCTAGGCGGGTATGAATACAATGCAGAg GTCATTTATGGAGACACGGATTCAGTCATGGTGCAATTTGGAGTATCGGATGTAGAAACTGCGATGAACTTGGGGAGGGAAGCTGCGGAACATATTAGCGGAGCTTTTATCAAA CCCATCAAATTGGAGTTTGATAAGGTTTATTTCCCATATCTGCTGATTAACAAGAAGAGGTATGCTGGTTTGCTATGGACAAATCCTCAACAGTTTGACAAAATAGACACCAAAG GAATCGAGACAGTACGAAGAGATAATTGTTTACTGGTTAAGAACCTCGTAACTGAGAGTCTTAACAAAATACTTATTGATAGAGATGTTCCAGGCGCAGCTGAGTATGTTAAGAAAACCATTTCAGATCTTCTCATGAACCGTATTGACTTATCACTTTTGGTGATTACAAAG GGTCTAACGAAAGCAGGGGATGACTATGAAGTTAAATCAGCTCATGGTGAACTTGCTGAGCGCATGCGTAAG AGGGATGCTGCTACAGCGCCAAATGTTGGGGATCGAGTGCCATATGTTATCATAAAAGCTGCGAAAGGTGCCAAG GCTTATGAACGGTCAGAAGATCCTATCTACGTGCTACAGAATAACATCCCTATAGACCCAAATTACTACTTGGAGAATCAGATTAGCAAG CCACTGCTTAGGATTTTTGAGCCAGTCTTGAAAAATGCTAGCAAGGAACTTCTCCACGGAAGTCACACTAGGTCAATATCAATTACTACTCCTTCAAACAGCGGCATAATGAAATTTGCTAAGAAACAACTGAGCTGTGTTGGCTGCAAAGTTCCGATCAG CAATGGAACACTATGCGCAAGTTGCAAGGGAAGAGAAGCCGAGTTGTACTGCAAAAACGTGTCTCAAG TGGCGGACCTAGAAGAAGTTTTTGGGAGGCTGTGGACCCAGTGCCAGGAGTGTCAAGGCTCTCTCCATCAAGATGTCTTGTGCACCAG TCGAGATTGCCCTATATTTTACCGGAGAATGAAAGCACAAAAAGACATGGCTGTGGCGAAGCAACAACTCGAACGTTGGAGCTTCTGA
- the LOC104762540 gene encoding proline--tRNA ligase, cytoplasmic-like, producing the protein MVKSVDDDLGTSTSLGSQTKIIISDEDSVQVETNQLLTGEASVVNSSEKKKKERKKETRLGISVKKDEDFGNWYSEVCRFGELLEYYEQVKGCYILKPSAMKIWNVIRRFFDAEIEKMDVEEYYFPMFVSRGALEKEKDHIKGFAPEVAWVTRAGESDLETPIALRPTSETVIYPYLSKWIRGHRDLPLKINQWNNVVRWESSDTTPFVRSREFLWQEGHTAFATKEEAEQEVLDVLNIYSRVYEELLAVPVIKGIKSENEKFAGAFETKSIEAFIPSTGRGIQAATSHCLGQNFAQMFDITFEDKKGKRSMVWQNSWGLSTRSIGVMVMTHGDDKGLVFPPKVAPVKVVVIQVPIKGAVDDQVLFDACEAVVSTLREAGIRAKSDNRDNYSCGWKYADQELKGAPLRIEIGPRDLANDQVRIVRRDTGAKMDVKRGDLIEQAKDLLEKIQRNLYDVAKRKLEECTQKVETWEEFEEALRQKKLILAPWCDEVEVEKDVRKRSGSDETGGGGAKTLCTPLEQPELRQDTLCFASGKPAKKWSYWGRSY; encoded by the exons ATGGTGAAGTCAGTGGATGACGATTTGGGTACTAGTACTAGTTTAGGTTCCCAAACGAAAATAATAATCTCCGATGAGGATTCTGTGCAAGTTGAGACAAATCAATTACTTACCGGAGAAGCCTCTGTTGTTAATTcgagtgaaaagaaaaagaaagagaggaagaaagaaactcGTCTCGGTATCTCTGTaaagaaagatgaagacttTGGGAATTGGTATTCTGAGGTTTGTAGATTCGGTGAATTGTTGGAATACTACGAGCAGGTAAAGGGATGCTACATTCTCAAGCCATCAGCAATGAAGATTTGGAATGTTATACGAAGGTTCTTCGATGCTGAAATCGAGAAGATGGACGTGGAGGAATACTATTTCCCTATGTTTGTATCACGTGGTGCTCTTGAGAAGGAGAAGGATCATATTAAAGGGTTTGCTCCAGAGGTTGCTTGGGTTACAAGAGCTGGTGAATCTGATTTGGAAACTCCAATTGCTCTGCGTCCAACTAGTGAGACTGTGATCTATCCTTACTTGAGCAAGTGGATAAGAGGACACAGAGATCTCCCATTGAAGATTAACCAGTGGAATAATGTTGTTAGATGGGAGTCTAGCGACACTACGCCATTTGTCAGGAGCCGTGAGTTCCTTTGGCAAGAAGGACACACTGCTTTTGCTACCAAAGAAGAGGCAGAGcaagag GTGCTTGATGTTTTGAACATTTACAGCCGCGTGTATGAAGAGCTTCTAGCAGTTCCTGTTATTAAAGGTATCAAGAGTGAGAATGAAAAGTTTGCTGGTGCTTTTGAAACCAAAAGCATTGAG GCTTTTATCCCAAGCACTGGTCGTGGTATACAAGCTGCAACGTCACATTGTTTAGGACAAAACTTTGCACAGATGTTTGACATCACCTTTGAAGATAAGAAAGGAAAGAGATCCATGGTGTGGCAGAATTCTTGGGGATTAAGTACCAGATCG ATTGGAGTAATGGTTATGACTCATGGAGATGACAAAGGCTTAGTATTCCCTCCAAAAGTGGCACCTGTTAAAGTTGTTGTGATCCAGGTTCCCATCAAAGGTGCTGTTGATGACCAAGTACTCTTTGATGCTTGTGAAGCTGTTGTATCCACCTTGCGCGAGGCTGGAATCCGTGCTAAATCAGATAATCGCGACAACTATTCTTGTGGCTGGAAGTATGCAGATCAAGAACTTAAGGGTGCTCCTTTGAGAATTGAAATTGGACCCAGAGATTTGGCCAATGATCAG GTGAGAATAGTGAGGCGTGACACTGGAGCTAAGATGGATGTCAAGAGAGGGGACTTGATTGAACAAGCCAAGGACTTGCTCGAGAAAATCCAGAGAAACCTCTATGATGTGGCGAAGAGAAAGTTGGAAGAATGTACTCAAAAGGTTGAAACTTGGGAGGAATTTGAGGAAGCTTTGAGACAGAAGAAACTAATTTTAGCTCCATGGTGTGACGAAGTTGAAGTAGAGAAGGATGTGAGGAAGCGTAGCGGAAGTGATGaaacaggaggaggaggagctaaGACTTTGTGTACTCCCCTTGAGCAGCCTGAACTAAGACAAG ACACTCTATGCTTTGCATCAGGAAAGCCTGCAAAGAAGTGGAGCTACTGGGGAAGAAGTTACTAA
- the LOC104762541 gene encoding protein CHROMATIN REMODELING 24, which produces MAENTASHRRKPQSLNDRHYSILQDLSAPPKQLSSSSHGETNKTMIKLAGRRRLCKALPKEDLSDLDDEDPDLVDFDDSPAKGDSSSLESAGAGNDFTSWDESEEAKTQLAEEPNFSIITDFASPSPQLKQKEERQDGGGRNEIMDILDDLTSKLGTMSIQKKKVNQSNDFDAGGVNKTQVDNLDFEDANSSFSFISDLSKSSSDVVTTCNAGVDSLKDKQGYAAVAIREEETSDEFSSEWEERVSNVGKLNSFSGQHFYDKSEDNRQGYNLDRGKGKHKEVGQSLKTTRHIEASAKLRTVGQSNAAKLRDLDEDDDDDECVILTGEKAAEMKIHPGKPKKPARSHNTERHGYDERLLEDEGSITFTALNLSYTLPGKIATMLYPHQREGLKWLWSLHTQEKGGILGDDMGLGKTMQICSFLAGLFNSKLIKRALIVAPKTLLPHWMKELATVGLSRMTREYYGTSTKAREYDLHHVLQGKGVLLTTYDIVRNNTKALQGDDHYTDEDDEDGIKWDYMILDEGHLIKNPNTQRAKSLLEIPSSHRIIISGTPIQNNLKELWALFNFCCPGLLGDKNWFKQNYEHYIIRGTDKNASDREQRIGSTVAKNLREHIQPFFLRRLKSEVFGDDGATSKLSKKDEIVVWLRLTACQRQLYEAFLNSEIVLSAFDGSPLAALTILKKICDHPLLLTKRAAEDVLEGMESTLTQEEAGVAERLAMHIADNVDTDDFQTKNDSISCKLSFIMSLLENLIPDGHRVLIFSQTRKMLNLIQDSLTSNGYSFLRIDGTTKAPDRLKTVEEFQEGHVAPIFLLTSQVGGLGLTLTKADRVIVVDPAWNPSTDNQSVDRAYRIGQTKDVIVYRLMTSATVEEKIYRKQVYKGGLFKTATEHKEQIRYFSQQDLRELFSLPKGGFDVSPTQQQLYEEHYNQIKLDETLESHVKFLETLGIAGVSHHSLLFSKTAPVQAIQKDEEEEIRRETTSFLGYPSSSISQDTVINGADYAFKPKDVNLNKTINISPIDDKELSESEIKARLGRLSMLLKNKSTVSRLPDGGAKIQKQIDELTRELGDLKVAQGISMPQVIDLE; this is translated from the exons ATGGCAGAAAATACGGCCAGCCATAGAAGAAAACCTCAGAGCTTGAACGATCGACACTATAGTATCCTACAGGATCTTTCTGCGCCTCCTAAACagctttcctcttcttccc ATGGAGAAACGAACAAGACCATGATTAAGCTTGCTGGACGACGTCGTCTCTGCAAGGCCTTGCCTAAGGAAGACTTATCTGATTTAGATGACGAAGATCCTGATTTGGTCGATTTCGACGATTCCCCAG CTAAAGGGGATTCATCATCACTCGAGAGCGCTGGAGCTGGGAACGATTTCACATCTTGGGATGAATCAGAGGAAGCTAAGACACAGCTGGCTGAGGAGCCTAACTTTTCCATAATCACAGACTTCGCTTCGCCCTCACCTCAGTTGAAGCAAAAAGAGGAAAGACAAGATGGGGGAGGAAGGAACGAGATCATGGATATTTTGGATGACCTCACCTCTAAGCTTGGGACAATGTCCattcagaagaagaaagttaACCAGAGCAATGATTTTGATGCCGGTGGAGTTAATAAGACCCAGGTTGATAATCTTGATTTTGAGGACGCCAATTCCTCGTTTTCCTTTATATCAGATCTGTCCAAGTCCTCGTCAGATGTAGTTACCACATGTAATGCTGGCGTTGATAGTCTCAAGGACAAGCAAGGCTATGCTGCTGTTGCCATCCGGGAAGAGGAAACAAGTGATGAGTTTTCGAGCGAATGGGAAGAAAGAGTTTCGAATGTTGGAAAGCTAAACTCATTTTCTGGACAGCACTTTTACGATAAGTCTGAAGATAATAGGCAGGGATACAATCTTGACCGTGGGAAGGGAAAACACAAAGAAGTCGGCCAAAGTCTGAAGACTACTAGGCATATAGAGGCAAGTGCGAAGCTAAGAACAGTCGGACAGTCGAATGCCGCCAAGCTAAGAGACTTagacgaggatgatgatgatgatgaatgtgtCATTTTGACTGGGGAAAAGGCAGCTGAAATGAAAATTCATCCTGGAAAGCCTAAAAAGCCAGCTCGGTCTCACAACACCGAAAGACATGGTTATGATGAGAGATTGTTGGAGGATGAAGGGTCTATCACTTTTACTGCCCTCAACTTATCTTACACATTGCCTGGAAAGATTGCAACAATGTTATATCCACATCAGAGGGAAGGGCTGAAGTGGCTTTGGTCGTTGCATACACAAGAGAAAGGTGGAATACTTGGAGATGATATGGGGTTAGGTAAAACTATGCAG ATCTGTAGTTTTCTTGCTGGTTTGTTCAACTCCAAACTCATCAAGCGTGCTTTGATAGTGGCCCCAAAAACCTTGCTGCCTCACTGGATGAAAGAACTAGCTACTGTAGGACTTTCACGAATGACTAGGGA ATACTATGGCACTTCGACAAAAGCCCGGGAATATGACCTCCACCACGTTCTGCAG GGTAAAGGTGTTCTTCTAACAACCTATGATATCGTACGGAACAATACAAAGGCTTTGCAAGGTGACGACCATTATACTGATGAGGATGACGAGGATGGAATCAAATGGGATTACATGATTCTGGACGAG GGACATCTAATTAAGAACCCCAACACACAAAGGGCCAAGAGTTTGCTTGAGATCCCAAGTTCTCACCGTATAATAATAAGTGGTACACCAATCCAGAACAATCTCAAG GAACTGTGGGCTCTCTTCAACTTCTGCTGCCCTGGGCTACTCGGTGACAAGAATTG GTTTAAGCAGAATTATGAGCATTACATTATTCGTGGAACTGACAAGAATGCTTCTGATAGAGAACAGAGGATAGGCTCAACAGTAGCAAAG AACTTGAGGGAGCATATTCAACCTTTCTTCTTGCGGCGCCTTAAGAGTGAAGTGTTTGGTGATGATGGTGCAACCTCGAAACTATCAAAGAAGGACGAAATTGTTGTATGGCTAAGGCTAACCGCTTGCCAG AGGCAATTATATGAAGCTTTCTTAAACAGTGAAATTGTTCTGTCAGCTTTTGATGGTTCGCCTCTAGCAGCTCTAACG ATTCTGAAGAAAATATGTGACCACCCGCTTCTGTTAACTAAGAGGGCTGCTGAGGATGTCCTAGAAGGAATGGAATCAACACTAACACAAGAAGAAGCAGGCGTGGCTGAGAGATTGGCGATGCATATAGCAGACAATGTGGATACAGATGATTTCCAGACCAAGAATGACAGCATCTCTTGCAAATTGTCATTCATTATGTCGCTACTG GAAAATTTAATTCCAGATGGACATCGTGTTCTAATCTTCTCCCAAACGCGAAAAATGCTTAATCTCATTCAG GATTCTCTTACCTCCAACGGTTATAGTTTCTTGCGAATTGATGGCACTACAAAAGCCCCCGACAGATTGAAGACTGTTGAA GAATTTCAAGAAGGTCATGTGGCTCCTATATTTCTCTTGACTTCTCAAGTTGGTGGTCTCGGACTTACTCTGACTAAGGCAGACCGTGTGATTGTGGTTGACCCTGCCTGGAATCCAAG CACGGACAACCAGAGCGTTGATCGAGCATATAGAATTGGGCAGACAAAGGATGTCATCGTGTATAGGTTAATGACCTCAGCAACTGTTGAAGAGAAGATATACAGAAAACAA GTATACAAGGGAGGATTGTTTAAAACTGCAACTGAGCATAAAGAACAAATCCGCTACTTCAGCCAGCAG GACCTTCGAGAACTTTTCAGTCTTCCCAAAGGAGGCTTCGATGTTTCACctacacaacaacaactatACGAAGAGCACTATAACCAGATCAAACT AGATGAAACTCTAGAATCCCATGTAAAGTTTCTTGAAACTCTTGGCATAGCTGGAGTTAGCCACCACAGCCTACTTTTCTCCAAGACAGCTCCTGTTCAAGCTATacagaaagatgaagaagaagaaataag GAGAGAAACAACGTCGTTCTTGGGATACCCATCATCAAGTATTTCACAAGACACCGTAATCAATGG GGCTGACTATGCTTTCAAGCCAAAGGATGTGAATTTGAATAAGACAATCAATATTTCCCCAATAGACGACAAGGAATTGTCAGAAAGCGAAATTAAAGCAAGACTCGGTCGTTTATCGATGCTACTCAAAAACAAG aGTACGGTCTCAAGGTTACCAGATGGAGGGGCAAAAATTCAGAAACAGATTGATGAATTGACTAGAGAACTAGGAGACTTGAAAGTAGCACAAGGGATCAGTATGCCTCAAGTTATTGACTTGGAGTAA
- the LOC104762539 gene encoding probable receptor-like protein kinase At3g17420, protein MKPTGEGGGGGGEVAGIEATVAEGSALLIVGVKPDEWSREVLTWSLVNVARPGDRIVALHVLDYSLEGSTSLISLVRSFDTMLGVYESFCNLKQVDLKLKVFRGKSARKVLVQEVKSCGATSLIVGSSRRHHTIRSSASLAKYCARNLSKDVSVFAVKSGKIMFRRVPNTNGADGGPHMNLPSLVCGSPDIVAIEAAKIGNNFSPARTSSRWTRTSRSSSLQSPDSLGVDNSLALVPVNANEADSGSLDSGPGWHFLRGLYGHRKSWTKVSAKKAVLQWVSKLRGRHSEAVIYLDRKRSDSGCDEDCSSSIDGEDTSVSRFGSELTQSPFSPCIGSNIIPEELEGLHEKYSSTCRLFTYEEVLTITSNFSSENLIGEGGNSFVYRGDLPDGRELAVKILKPCLDVLKEFILEIEVITSVHHKNIVSLFGFGFENNNLMLVYDYLPRGSLEENLHGSRKDAKKFGWLERYKVAVGVAEALDYLHNTHDPEVIHRDVKSSNVLLADDFEPQLSDFGFASLASSASQHVSGGDIAGTFGYLAPEYFMHGKVTDKIDVYAFGVVLLELLSGRKPICIDQSKGQESLVLWANPILESGKFAQLLDPSLENDNSNDLIEKLLLAATLCIKRTPYDRPQIGLVLKILQGDEEATEWGKQQVRTSEEENAYLTNIESHRNLALLDLEDDAASDSSPEASSISVEEYLKGRWSRTASFNFN, encoded by the exons ATGAAACCGAccggagaaggaggaggaggaggaggcgaaGTCGCCGGAATCGAAGCTACGGTGGCGGAAGGTTCCGCTTTGTTAATCGTTGGTGTTAAGCCAGATGAATGGAGTCGAGAAGTGCTTACATGGTCTTTGGTTAATGTTGCCCGTCCTGGAGATCGAATCGTTGCTCTTCACGTTCTAGATTACTCTCTAG AAGGCTCAACGTCGCTTATATCGTTGGTTAGGAGTTTTGATACTATGCTTGGTGTTTATGAAAGCTTCTGTAACTTAAAACAG GTAGATTTGAAGCTAAAGGTTTTCAGAGGGAAGTCAGCTAGGAAAGTTCTTGTTCAAGAAGTTAAATCGTGTGGAGCAACAAGTTTAATCGTTGGTTCCTCTAGGAGACATCACACCATCCGTTCTTCAGCTTCTTTAGCCAAGTATTGTGCTAGGAATCTTTCCAAGGATGTCTCTGTTTTTGCTGTTAAGAGTGGCAAAATTATGTTCCGTAGAGTACCTAATACCAATG GTGCAGATGGTGGTCCACACATGAATCTTCCCTCTTTAGTTTGTGGCTCACCGGACATTGTTGCTATTGAAGCGGCAAAGATTGGAAACAATTTTAGTCCTGCAAGAACGAGCTCACGCTGGACAAGAACTAGTCGTAGTTCCTCATTGCAGTCTCCTGATAGCTTAGGTGTAGACAATTCGTTGGCTTTAGTGCCTGTAAACGCAAATGAGGCTGATTCAGGTTCCCTTGATTCAGGACCAGGTTGGCATTTTCTTCGCGGGCTTTACGGTCATCGTAAAAGCTGGACCAAAGTTTCTGCTAAAAAGGCTGTACTTCAGTGGGTTTCGAAGCTGCGAGGTCGGCATTCAGAAGCTGTAATCTATCTGGATAGGAAACGGAGTGACTCTGGTTGTGATGAAGATTGCTCTTCTAGTATTGATGGTGAAGATACTTCCGTTTCACGATTTGGTTCTGAGCTTACGCAGTCTCCTTTCTCTCCCTGTATTGGATCAAACATCATTCCGGAAGAGCTGGAGGGTCTACATGAAAAGTACTCTTCCACATGTAGATTATTCACATACGAGGAAGTTTTGACAATTACCTCAAACTTTTCATCCG AGAACTTGATTGGAGAAGGTGGTAATAGCTTTGTTTATAGAGGAGACCTACCAGATGGGAGGGAATTAGCTGTCAAAATATTGAAGCCTTGTCTGGATGTGTTGAAGGAATTTATACTGGAAATTGAAGTCATTACAAGTGTACATCACAAGAATATAGTATCTCTCTTTGGTTTCGGTTTTGAGAATAATAATTTGATGCTGGTGTACGACTATCTACCACGAGGAAGTCTTGAAGAGAACCTTCATG GTAGTAGAAAGGATGCAAAAAAATTTGGCTGGCTGGAGAGGTATAAAGTGGCAGTGGGTGTTGCTGAGGCACTAGACTATCTACATAATACTCATGATCCAGAAGTCATTCACCGGGATGTGAAATCTTCTAATGTTCTTTTGGCAGATGATTTTGAGCCACAG CTATCAGATTTCGGATTTGCCAGTCTGGCTTCAAGTGCTTCACAGCACGTGTCCGGTGGGGATATTGCCGGTACATTTGG TTATCTAGCACCAGAGTACTTCATGCACGGTAAAGTAACGGACAAGATTGATGTCTATGCTTTTGGCGTTGTATTGCTCGAGCTCCTATCGGGTAGAAAACCTATCTGCATCGACCAGTCTAAAGGCCAGGAGAGCCTTGTCTTGTGG GCAAACCCAATTTTGGAGAGTGGAAAGTTTGCTCAGCTACTGGATCCAAGTCTAGAAAATGATAACAGTAACGATCTAATCGAGAAACTTTTGTTAGCTGCCACGCTATGCATCAAACGCACGCCTTATGACCGTCCACAAATTGGCCTC GTCTTAAAGATCTTACAAGGGGACGAAGAAGCAACAGAGTGGGGAAAGCAACAAGTGAGAACCTCTGAAGAAGAAAACGCTTATTTGACGAACATAGAATCACATAGAAACCTTGCATTGCTAGATTTGGAAGATGATGCAGCTTCTGATAGTAGCCCTGAAGCTAGTAGTATCTCTGTTGAAGAATACTTGAAAGGGAGATGGAGTCGCACTGCTAGCTTCAACTTcaactaa